The DNA window CCCCTCTTAGGATCTATCCTGGAGAGAAGGAGGTAAAGATCCAGAATCGGAATCTGTTCCAGGATACTTCCGGATACTATTTTGACTGCCGGCTGATGCGGGAAGAGAAATGCCTGTATCAGACTACTGTTTGGGCAGTGATCGCGCCAGGGCAGACTCAAAGGGTTCCCGTGGACGTTCCATGGCCGGAGGCTCCGGGAGAGTACGTGTTCCAGGTAAGCGCAAAGCTTGCGGAGGATACCCTCTGGGGGAAAAAGGGAGAGGAATGCTGTTTTGGGCAGAAGATCTGGAAGAAAAAAGCTGGAAATGAAAAGGGGAGCAGAGGCGGCGGCCCCATCGAAGTGATCCGGGGAGACGTAAATATTGGGGTAAAAGGGAAGGGATTTTCCGCTCTTTTCTCTAAGGCTCAAGGAGGAATCGTCTCTTTGTGTTATCAGGGAAAGGAGTATCTGGCCGGGCCGCCGGAATTAACGTTCTGGCGGGCGCTTACGGACAACGACAGAGGCGCGGGGCTGGGATTTGACTGCGCGCCCTGGATGACGGCGGGAAGATTTGCGAAACACAGCAAGACCCAAATAAAGGAAGAAGAAGGAAAAGTCACGCTTACATTTGTATTTTTACTACCCCGGCCTCTTGAGACGGAAGCGGAGGTGGAGTACCAGGTGGAAACAGGCGGCAGAATCCGAGTAAAGGCTGTTTATCACGGACGGCAGGGTCTTCCCTGTCTTCCGGCTTTTGGAATGGAGTGGAAATGCAAGCGGGACACCAGATGGTTCCGATACTATGGGTATGGACCGGAGGAAAATTATAGAGATCGCAGAGAAGGAGCAAGACTGGGAGTCTTTGCAGGCAGCGCCGATGGGAACCTGTCTCCCTATCTAAGACCGCAAGAGTGTGGGAATCGAACGGGAGTCAGATGGTTGGAACTGGCGGGAAGAGAGGGGGCAGGAATACGATTTTCCGCGGCGGACGCCCCCTTCGAGTCCAGCGTCCTGCCCCATTACACCCTGGAACTGGAGACAGCCTCCCATCAGGAAGAGCTGCCCATTCCTCATTATACCTGGCTGCGGATCCTGGCAGGCCAGATGGGAGTGGGAGGCGACGACAGCTGGGGAGCCCCTGTGCATAGCCAATATCTTCTGTCTTCCGAGAAAGACTGGAAGACAGAGTTTGTAATAGAACAAAAAGGAATCCATAATTGATGAAAAAGGAGGAAAGGCAATGGCACAACTGTTCGGAACAACGAAAAAGGGAGAAAAAAGCTGGATTTACAGGATGAAGAATCAAAAAGGGATGGAAGTCCTGGTCAGCGATTACGGAGCTTCTATCGTAAGTCTGTACGTGCCGGACCGGCAGGGGCATCCCGTTGACGTGGTGCTGGGATATGACAGTGTGGAAGGTTATGAACAGGGGACATTGTTTTTTGGCGGTGTGATCGGAAGAGTCGCCAATCGGATCGGAGGGGCCCGGTTTTTGTTAAATGGGAATACCTATCCGTTAACGGCAAATGATCACGGAAATACGCTCCATGGAGGCCGGGATTTTACCAATCAGAGAATCTGGGAAACTTTGGAAGCAAAGGAACAGGAAGTGACTTTTTCCCTGGTGAGCCCAAATGGAGACCAGGGATTCCCAGGAGAGGTCCAGATCCAGGTGATCTATGCGCTGACAGACGACAATGAACTAAGGATCCGCTATCAGGGAAAGGCCAGGGAAGATACGGTTTTGAATCTGACCAATCACAGCTATTTTAATCTGGCGGGGCATGCAAGCGGCAGTGTAGAGGATCAGGAAGTCCAGATCCAGGCGCAGGCATTTACCCGGACAGATGCCTGTTCGATTCCTACAGGAGAGTTTGTTCCTGTGGATGGGACACCTATGGATTTTCGCAGGAGAAAGAAGATTGGAAAAGAGATAGAGGAAGATTATGAAGCCCTCAGCCTGGCGGGAGGTTATGATCACAATTATGTATTAGACGGCGTTGGATTGCGCAAGGTGGCGCTGATGTATGCCCAAGAGACGGGGATTGCCATGGAGGTTTCTACAGATCTTCCGGGGATGCAGTTTTATACCGCCAACTTTGTCGCGGGAGAGCGGGGCAAAGAAGGGGCTGTTTATGAAAAGAGAAGCGGAGCCTGTTTTGAGACTCAGTATTTCCCGGATTCTGTGAACCAGCATTCTTTTGAGACACCGTTGGTTCGGGGAGGGGAAATGTATGATACGGTGACGGTATACCGGTTCGTATCATGAAATTCTTACAGAATCTTAAGTAACTCTTCAGATTTTAGGGGGAAAATTGTGATAGAATAGTTCCAGAAATACGAACGGAGCGGGTATGAATGAAAAAGAAGGGGTACAAAAGAATCAGCTTGGCGCAGCAAAAGAGAAGAATGCGGCGAAATATCCATCTGGGCATCATGATCCTGATTTTTGTGTTATTGGCTGTGGGAGTCCTTAAAATAGCGAAACCAGACTGGTTTGGCCGTGGATATTTTGAACTGACGGGAGAAAAGATCGATGCGTCAAAGCCGGAAATTGATGTGGAACTTTTGACGGTGAATCCTTATTCCAGACCAGGAACGGAAACCGACCGGATCACAGGGATCGTGATTCACTATACAGCGAATCCGGGAGCGACAGCTATGGAAAACAGGAATTATTTTGAAGGACTGAAAGACAGCCACACAACCAGGACCAGCAGTAATTTTATTGTGGGCCTGGACGGGGAGATCGTTCAGTGCGTGCCTACCTGGGAAGTGGCTTACGCTTCTAATGACCGGAATCATGACACGGTATCTATCGAGTGCTGTCATCCGGATGAAAGCGGAAAGTTCAATGAAGCTACTTATCGTTCCATGGTACAGCTTAGCGCCTGGCTCTGCCTGAAGTTCGATCTGGGACCGGAAGATGTGATCCGCCACTACGATGTAACCGGGAAGAACTGTCCGAAATACTTCGTAGAAAACGAGGATGCCTGGAAGCGGTTCCGAAGCGATATCCAGAGCGCCCTGGACGAGAGCGCGGAGTGATCAGGCAAAAGAGAAAGCGGGGAACAGGTTTTGAGAAAGAGATAGACAAGTACCTTGCGCAGTCTGCGGAATACTGGTATAATACACAGGCGGCGCTCAATGGATCAGGCGCTGTCCCCTTTGCGGAAAGAGCGAGAGAGTAAGAGCAGGAAATGGGAGAAAAACATGAATGATTTAGAAATGTATAGGGAACAGCTGGCGCTTTGCGATGATAAGGTCATCGACGCGCTGGTGGAGAGAAACGCGATCGTAGAAAAGATCATGTCTTACAAGGAAGAATACGGAATGTCGATCCTGCAGCCCCAGCAGGAAGAAAAGCAAAAGCGGCGGCTGGAGGAAAAATTAACGGATAACAAATATAAAGAAGAGATTTATGACGTTTTCCGCTGTATCTTAAAAAACAGTAAGCGGATACAGGCTAGGAAGCTGTTTGATTATAATATTGTTTTGATCGGATTTATGGGAGCTGGAAAGTCTACCGTATCCGATTATCTGAGCACCATGTTCGCTATGGATATTGTGGAAATGGACCAGGTGATCGCGGAACGGGAAGAGATGAGCATTACCGATATTTTTGAGACTTATGGAGAAGAATATTTTCGAAATCTTGAGACAGAGCTTCTCAAAGAGATGCAGAACGGGAAGAATACCGTTATCTCCTGCGGGGGCGGCGCGGCGCTGAGAAGCCAGAATGTGGAAGAAATGAAGAAAAACGGAAGAGTAGTGCTCTTGACCGCAAGTCCGGAGGTAATCTTCGAGCGGGTAAAAGATAATGATGAAAGGCCGATTCTGGAAGGAAGGAAAGGTGTGCGGGAGATCGCGCAGCTTATGGAAGAGCGCCGGGAAAAATACGAAGCGGCGGCAGATATCGTGGTGAATACAGACAATAAAACGGTGCTTCAGGTCTGTGAAGAACTGGTACGGCGCCTGATGGAAATGGATGGAGAATAATGTTTGAGAGATTTTTCCCTGACCGGTATGTGGCATCTACTTATGTTATTGATTTTGAGAAACTTTATGAAAAAGGGTTCCGGGGCCTGATTTTTGATATTGATAATACGCTGGTCCCCCATGGGGCGCCGGCGGATGATCGGGCAGTAAAACTGTTTGCGGGACTTAAAAGGATCGGTTTTTGCTGCTGTCTGATCTCCAATAACCAGGAGCCCAGGGTAAAGATGTTTAATGAGAAGATCCAGGTGGACTACATTTATAACGCGCACAAACCTTCTGTGAAAAATTACCGGAAGGCAATGGAGATCATGGGAACAGACACAAGCAATACAGTTTTTATCGGAGACCAGCTTTTTACCGATGTCTGGGGGGCAAAGCGGGCCGGGATACCCAGTATCCTGGTAAAACCGATCCATCCAAAGGAAGAGATCCAGATTGTGCTGAAGCGCTTTCTGGAAAGGATTGTCCTGCGCTCTTATGAGAAAAGCCAGAAGAAAGAAAAAAAGGTTGAAAAAAGCCGAAATCTATTATAGAATGAAAAGAGTGAGTAAGAACGTAAAATGTGCGGTGTTCCGCACGATTAAGGAGGATTATAATGGTATCAGCAGGTGATTTTAAAAATGGTCTTACCGTAGAGATTGAGGGAACGGTATATCAGATTCTGGAATTTCAGCACGTAAAGCCAGGGAAAGGCGCGGCTTTTGTTCGTACAAAGCTGAAAAATATCATCAACGGAGGTGTGGTTGAGAAAACCTTCCGTCCGACAGAAAAGTTTGAGAACGCTCATATCGACCGGAAAGAGATGCAGTATCTCTATAATGATGGAGATCTGTATTATTTCATGGATACAGAGACGTTTGACCAGATTGCGGTCAATGCGGATACAGTCGGAGATTCTCTGAAGTTTGTGAAAGAGAATGAGAATGTAAAAGTAAGCTCTTACCAGGGAAGCGTATTCGCGATCGAGCCGCCGCTCAACGTAGAATTGGTGATCACAGAGACAGAGCCGGGATTCAAGGGCGATACAGCTCAGGGAGCCACAAAGCCGGCGATCGTAGAGACAGGGGCTCAGGTAATGGTTCCGCTGTTTGTTGAGCAGGATGATAAGATTAAGATTGATACCCGTACCGGAGAGTATCTGTCAAGGGTATAGAGAAAATGTCAAAAAAGCCTTGCATTTTATGCAGGGCTTTTTTATAATCAAAACTACCATAATATTCTTGTTTTGATTTCAAAATATCTCAGGCAGAATTCCTGCAATATTCCTAAGAAAGCAAAAGACGCGCCGCCTATTAAGAAAGGAGATCTATGACTTATTATCAGTTTGTACGGGCGGTAGAAAAGAAAGTAAAGTCACAGGTAAAAGAAAGCCACGCGGTCCATATCCATACAGCGCAGAAAAATAACGGGGTATGGAGAAAAGGGCTGACCATTGAGGAGAAGGGGATCAATATCGCGCCGACGATCTATCTGGAAGAGTATTACCAGCAGTTTCAGCGGGGAAGCTCTCTGGAAAGCATTGCGGCTGATATTATGAATCTTTATAGCGAACTGCGCTTTCAAACACCCTGGAAGAGTGAGAAATTAAAGACCTATGAGGAGGTCAGAGAGAAAATCGTCTATCGCCTGATCAGCAGGGAAAGAAACCAGGAATTATTGACAAGGGTTCCCTATGTGCCTTACCTGGATCTTGCCGTTGTGTTTGCGGTTATCCTGGAGATCAGCCAGCATGGGATCGCAACCATGTTGATCCAGGAAGAACACTTAAAAGAATGGGGCATTGACCGGGAAGAAATATACCGGAGGGCCAGTGAAAATACCTGCCGGCTGCTTCCTGTGGATTTTCAGACCATGGGCGCGGTGATCGAGGAATTGACGGCGGTTCCCCAAATAGAGGACGAACTGAACATGTGCGTGCTGACGAACCGGATGAAGAATTACGGGGCGGCCGTTGTGCTTTACAAGGGAGAGCTTGAAGCGGTGGGCCGGATGCTGGAAGAAAATTATTATCTTCTGCCAAGCAGCGTACATGAGATGCTGATCCTGCCGGAGTCCTGCGCGCCAGAGGCGGAAGAACTGAACCAGTTGATCGTGGAGATCAATGAGGCGGTGGTAGACCCGGAAGAAGTCCTTGGGGATCACGCGTATTATTATGACAGAGAGAAAAATGAGGTTTGCTGGGAAACAATATAAAGACTATAAAAAATTCTCTCCAGGATTTTCTTTACTTTATGTAAAATTTGTGGTAGTATAACTAAGGCGGTTTTAGAAAGCCGCCATACGCACCCGTAGCTCAGGGGATAGAGCACCGCCCTCCGGAGGCGGGAGCGGCGGTTCGAATCCGCCCGGGTGTGTACCTTTAAAAAAGTGCATAGTACGCGGAGGTAGTCTTTATGAAAGGAAGACAGAAGGGCTGCCGTAAACGCCGGACAAGTATTCAAAGAAGCCGTGTAACAACGGCTCTTGTGATTCTTGCGCTGGCGGTTGGGGTGGCAGGTTTTTGTCTTACCGAAGAGAAAGAGCAGAAGATACGCAGGACAGGCAGTATCGAAGCGGTCAAGATCAAGATTTCCGGGCGGGAGAGTATGGCGCTGAATCCATTGCGCCAGGAAGAGGAAGATTCCAAGATCCGTACTGCTGTAAAGAACTACTACCAGGAAGAAAAAGCAAAAGAAGATTTTGTGGAGGCTTATGAAGATATCCAGGTCTATACAAAATACGGAGCGTACAAAGATACATATGTGGCGTTTGTCAGATATGGAATGAAGATCAAAGATATTTATACAAAGGTACCGGGACTGGAAACACTGTATGTAGAGAAGAAAATGGACAGTGGAGATTACCAGGTCTTGACGGAGAATCTGGACGAGGATACCAAAGATTATATACAGACGGTGGCTGAGCATGAAGATGTAAGAGATCTGTTTGCTCAGATGGAGGAAGAGTATCAGAAGGCGCTGCGGTCCGATGCCCTGCTCAGGGAAGCGCTGATGGATCTGCAGAATGCTTATGAAGGTTCCGCCGGAAATGAATGAGAAATGAAAGAGGATCAGGTCCTGCAAAGGGTCTGATCCTTTTCGCGGTTTTTGGATGCTGTTGAGATATGGAGAGGAAGGGAAGAGAAGAGACAGATGGGTTATAAACAGGCGTTTAAAAAAGCGTTCCCCTATACCATACCGGTTCTGACCGGATACTTATTTATTGGGATCGCATTCGGCGTGATGTTCGCGGAAAAGGGATATTCTTTTCTTTGGGCGGTTTTGATGAGTGTTTTGGTCTACGCCGGATCGGGGCAGTATCTGGCGGTGAATTTTTTCGCGCCAGGCGTGTCGCTTCTGCAGGTGTTTTTCCTTACGCTGATGGTCAATGTACGCCATATTTTCTACGGGATCTCCCTGCTTGAGAAATTTCACAGTATGGGTGGGAAACGCTGGTACATGATCTTTGGATTGACGGACGAGACCTATTCTCTTTTGTGTACTACAAAAGTACCGGAGGGAGTGGAAGAGGATAAATTTTTATTTGCGATCTCGCTCATGAATCAGTCCTACTGGGTCATTGGGTCTGCCATTGGAGGCTTAGCGGGGGCTATGCTTCCGGTCAACTCGGAAGGAATTGATTTTGCCATGACGGCGTTGTTTGTGGTGATCTTTGTGGAACAGTGGTTTGAGAAAAAGAACCGTCTTCCGGAGATGATCGGAGTGGCGGCGGCTTTTGTATGTTTACAGATCTTTGGAGCGGACGGGTTTGTGCTCCCTTCCATGCTTCTGATCGTGCTGGTTCTTTTTGTTGGAAAGACCAGAATGGAAAGGCAGGTGGATGAAGCATGCCAGTAAGTGTGGGAATGTCTCTTTTGATCATTCTGGTTGTGGCGCTTACCACTTTTGGCACCAGAGTAGTCCCTTTTTTGATCTTCCCCAAGGGGAAAGAAGTGCCGCCGGTGATCCAATATCTGGGAAAAGTGCTGACTCCCGCGGTCATCGGGCTTTTGGTGGTCTATTGTCTGAGAGAAACGCCGGTGCTCGCGGCGCCTTACGGGATTCCGGAAGCCTCCGCGGTAGCGGTCACGGCGATCCTGCATGTATGGAAGAGGAATAATCTTTTGAGTATTGGTGTGGGAACCGTGCTCTATATGTTTTTGATCCAGGTTGTTTTTTGAGTTTTAAAATCTGATTTAATTGTTTTGTCATGGTTTCATCACAATTTGAACACAATTGAAAGTTAAACTACTCTATGTAAACGGAAAAGGATAACTGTCCAAAGCAGGACAGATCATGAAGGGAGATAGAGTTTATGGATAACCAATATACGTATTATACACAGAATCAGGGGAATTCCCAGAATTATAGCGAACCAGAGAAGAAACCGGAGAAAAAGAAGAAAGGTGCTCCCAGGTGGCTGAAAGTAGTCTGCCTGGCATTGATCTTTGGCGTGGTAGCAAGCGCCGCCTTCCAGACCAGCAATATCGTGGCGGGCAAGATCCTTGGAACGTCCGGAAGATCTTCCGGTGGAAAAACCGTGGAAAGCGCTCAGCTGACCACAAGCTCCGGCGGCACGACGGATTCCAATGTGGCAGAGATCGCGCAGAACGCAATGCCCTCGGTCGTTTCTATTACGAATATGAGCGTACAGCAGGTGCAGAATTTCTTTGGCGGAGTGCAGGAACAGGAAAGTACCAGCGCAGGTTCTGGAATCATTATCTCGCAGACGGATACAGAGCTTCTGATGGTGAC is part of the Lachnospiraceae bacterium KGMB03038 genome and encodes:
- a CDS encoding N-acetylmuramoyl-L-alanine amidase, producing the protein MKKKGYKRISLAQQKRRMRRNIHLGIMILIFVLLAVGVLKIAKPDWFGRGYFELTGEKIDASKPEIDVELLTVNPYSRPGTETDRITGIVIHYTANPGATAMENRNYFEGLKDSHTTRTSSNFIVGLDGEIVQCVPTWEVAYASNDRNHDTVSIECCHPDESGKFNEATYRSMVQLSAWLCLKFDLGPEDVIRHYDVTGKNCPKYFVENEDAWKRFRSDIQSALDESAE
- a CDS encoding galactose mutarotase; translation: MAQLFGTTKKGEKSWIYRMKNQKGMEVLVSDYGASIVSLYVPDRQGHPVDVVLGYDSVEGYEQGTLFFGGVIGRVANRIGGARFLLNGNTYPLTANDHGNTLHGGRDFTNQRIWETLEAKEQEVTFSLVSPNGDQGFPGEVQIQVIYALTDDNELRIRYQGKAREDTVLNLTNHSYFNLAGHASGSVEDQEVQIQAQAFTRTDACSIPTGEFVPVDGTPMDFRRRKKIGKEIEEDYEALSLAGGYDHNYVLDGVGLRKVALMYAQETGIAMEVSTDLPGMQFYTANFVAGERGKEGAVYEKRSGACFETQYFPDSVNQHSFETPLVRGGEMYDTVTVYRFVS
- a CDS encoding branched-chain amino acid transporter AzlD, whose translation is MPVSVGMSLLIILVVALTTFGTRVVPFLIFPKGKEVPPVIQYLGKVLTPAVIGLLVVYCLRETPVLAAPYGIPEASAVAVTAILHVWKRNNLLSIGVGTVLYMFLIQVVF
- a CDS encoding YqeG family HAD IIIA-type phosphatase; translated protein: MFERFFPDRYVASTYVIDFEKLYEKGFRGLIFDIDNTLVPHGAPADDRAVKLFAGLKRIGFCCCLISNNQEPRVKMFNEKIQVDYIYNAHKPSVKNYRKAMEIMGTDTSNTVFIGDQLFTDVWGAKRAGIPSILVKPIHPKEEIQIVLKRFLERIVLRSYEKSQKKEKKVEKSRNLL
- the efp gene encoding elongation factor P, with amino-acid sequence MVSAGDFKNGLTVEIEGTVYQILEFQHVKPGKGAAFVRTKLKNIINGGVVEKTFRPTEKFENAHIDRKEMQYLYNDGDLYYFMDTETFDQIAVNADTVGDSLKFVKENENVKVSSYQGSVFAIEPPLNVELVITETEPGFKGDTAQGATKPAIVETGAQVMVPLFVEQDDKIKIDTRTGEYLSRV
- a CDS encoding branched-chain amino acid ABC transporter permease is translated as MGYKQAFKKAFPYTIPVLTGYLFIGIAFGVMFAEKGYSFLWAVLMSVLVYAGSGQYLAVNFFAPGVSLLQVFFLTLMVNVRHIFYGISLLEKFHSMGGKRWYMIFGLTDETYSLLCTTKVPEGVEEDKFLFAISLMNQSYWVIGSAIGGLAGAMLPVNSEGIDFAMTALFVVIFVEQWFEKKNRLPEMIGVAAAFVCLQIFGADGFVLPSMLLIVLVLFVGKTRMERQVDEACQ
- a CDS encoding AAA family ATPase, encoding MNDLEMYREQLALCDDKVIDALVERNAIVEKIMSYKEEYGMSILQPQQEEKQKRRLEEKLTDNKYKEEIYDVFRCILKNSKRIQARKLFDYNIVLIGFMGAGKSTVSDYLSTMFAMDIVEMDQVIAEREEMSITDIFETYGEEYFRNLETELLKEMQNGKNTVISCGGGAALRSQNVEEMKKNGRVVLLTASPEVIFERVKDNDERPILEGRKGVREIAQLMEERREKYEAAADIVVNTDNKTVLQVCEELVRRLMEMDGE